The Tautonia plasticadhaerens nucleotide sequence CGTCCCCCTTTGCCTCGGCCGTACTTCTGCCCAGCAACACGCCGGCCGAGGCCGCCGCAGCCATGGCCTGCCGTCGAGTCATCGCACCGCCGCTCGATCCCAGCCCTTCTTCAGCCATGATTACCCTCCCCGTCGGGTCGCCCTCGCCCCCGACCGATATGCGGGCCGGGCGTCCCACGCCCGTCCGTGCCGCCGGGTCGAGGCCGTGTCGCACGAGGGGAGTGGCGCCCGCCCGGTCACTGCCGCAGTCCTGGCCGTCGGCCGGGGGCCTCCGCCCTTCCGGTCGCCGAGGGCAAGATCGGGGGATCATAGGGCTGGCCGAACTGGCGGGTCTTCCGGGTTCCTGCGGCCGGGTTGCAGGAAGTTGCGGGTCCGGGGCGGCCGTCGAGCGATCACGGCAGGGGAAAACCATTCCCACCTCCCTACATAGGGTGTGGAACCAACAACGACCTATCACATCCTCGACCTGGACGCCGGGGTCCAGCCCACCGCCATCTACCTGATGTTCCTGGGCGGCGAGTTCGACGAAGCCCTCGACTGCGCCGTCTTCGCCGACACGCAGGAGGAGCCCGGTCCGGTCTACCGCCATCTGGAGTGGCTCCGCTCCCTCGGCGGGCCGCCGGTCCTCACGGCCAAGGAGGGGAAGCTGGGCGACGAGACGAGCCCCACCGGGTCTCGAAGGTGAGGAACCGGTTCATGGGCTACCCGTGGGCCAAGGGCCGGTTCCCGCTGTTCGACCTGGAAATGAGTCGGGGCGACTGCGTGGAGTACCTCAAGGGGCAGTCGATCCCGCTCGAGGTTCCCAGGAGCGCCTGCGTGTTCTGCCCGTACCGCTCGAACGCCGAGTGGCGGCACCTGCGGGCCGCCGACCCGGCGGGCTGGGCCAGGGCCGTCGAGGTGGACGAGGCGCTGCGGCGGCCCGGCACGGTGGCGAATCGGAACCTGGAACAGGCGATCTATCTGCACCGGTCTTGCCTTCCGCTGGACGAAGTAGACCTCGGCGGCCGGGACGTGACCGGCGGGGTCGTCTAGGGCGAGTGCGAGGGGATGTGCGGGCTCTGATTGCCGGGAGTCGCCCTCGGGCCGACCTCGGAGCCCGGCGGACCCCGGAATTGCGTACACTCGGGGCGGCGACCGGCTATAATTCCGTTGTTGAACTATTTGACTCTCGAACAAGCGATGCCTATCATGTCGGCGAGCGGCGAGAAGGGTGGGCCGGACTCCTGCGGGATCATGGCGAACCTCTGGCGGCTGATCCAGGCCGTCGTGGACGACTCGGAGCCGGAGCTGGAGGCGCTGGGCCTGTCGGCCAAGGCGTTCTTCCTGCTGGAGGCGGTCGGGGAGCACCCGTTCCCGGCCGTGCTCGCCCGCCGGATGCACCTGCCGCCGCCGACGGTGACCTACCTCGTCAAGCAGCTGGAGGAGCGGGGCTTCGTGGTGCGCCAGCCCGAGCCGGGCGACCTGCGGAAATTCCGCCTGGTCCAGACCGATGCGGGGCGGGAGGCGCTGCGGCGGGGCCGGGAGGCGCTGAGCCTCGCCCTGGGCAAGCGGCTGGGGAGGCTGGAGCGGGGGGAGGTCGTCGCCCTCGACCGGATGGTCGGGCGGCTCGCCGGCAACGGTGAGGCCCCCGAATCCTGAGCTGGCGTGAATCCGATCGCCGGGGTGACGCCGCCACGGCCGTCGTGGGCGGCCCCGGAGATCGTCCGTACCTGACCGGGGGAGCGTCAAGATGGGTCTCGAAGGGAAGATCGCCGTCGTGACGGGGGCGTCCAGGGGCATCGGCCGGGCCATCGCCCTGCGGCTGGCCCGTGACGGTGCGCTGGTCTGCGTCAACTACCGGAGCAACGCCGAGGCGGCGCATTCGGCCGTCGCCGAGGTCGAGGCGGCCGGCGGCGAGGCGTTCGCCCTCCCCGCCGACGTGGGCTCGGTCGAGCAGCTCGGGCGGTTCTTCGAGGCCCTCGACGCCGAGCTGGACGCCCGCCGGGGCGACCGGGGGTTCGACATCCTGGTCAACAATGCCGGGGTCGCCGATGTCGTCACGGTCGAATCGGGCACGGAGGAGGCGTTCGATCGGGTGTTCGCCACCAACGTCAAGGGGCCGTTCTTCGCCGTCCGGCACGCCCTCCCACGCCTGCGGGACGGCGGCCGGGTCATTAACGTCTCGTCGAACCTCTCCCGCAACCCGATGCCGCTGGCGATGGCCTACTGCATGACCAAGGCGGCGCTCGACAACTTCACCGTCGGCCTGGCGGGCGAGCTGGGCCGGCGGGGCATCACGGTCAACACGCTGGCCCCCGGCCTGACGGCCACCGACCTGAACGCCGCCTTCCGGGACGACCCGAAGGTCGTCGAGGCCTACTCGGCCATGACGGCGCTCGGGCGGGTCGGCAAGGTGGAGGACATCGCCAGGGCGGCGGCGTTCCTGGCCTCCGACGACTCGGCCTGGGTGACCGGGCAAT carries:
- a CDS encoding MarR family winged helix-turn-helix transcriptional regulator; translation: MSASGEKGGPDSCGIMANLWRLIQAVVDDSEPELEALGLSAKAFFLLEAVGEHPFPAVLARRMHLPPPTVTYLVKQLEERGFVVRQPEPGDLRKFRLVQTDAGREALRRGREALSLALGKRLGRLERGEVVALDRMVGRLAGNGEAPES
- a CDS encoding SDR family NAD(P)-dependent oxidoreductase, translated to MGLEGKIAVVTGASRGIGRAIALRLARDGALVCVNYRSNAEAAHSAVAEVEAAGGEAFALPADVGSVEQLGRFFEALDAELDARRGDRGFDILVNNAGVADVVTVESGTEEAFDRVFATNVKGPFFAVRHALPRLRDGGRVINVSSNLSRNPMPLAMAYCMTKAALDNFTVGLAGELGRRGITVNTLAPGLTATDLNAAFRDDPKVVEAYSAMTALGRVGKVEDIARAAAFLASDDSAWVTGQYLEASGGLGLARPGQS